The Sparus aurata chromosome 14, fSpaAur1.1, whole genome shotgun sequence region TTTCTGTAGCCTCATATGTTTAAACGAGACCGTCTTTGTTGCAGATGGACGGAGACAGCTCAACCACCGACGCCTCCCAGCTGGGCATCACTGGGGAGTACATGGCATCTGGTCACTATGTACTTCAGTCTCAAGATGGTGAGGAGCAGCAAAAGAAGAACAACCCctcgtgtttgtttttgtttgttttttgtagctCTCATTACTTAGAGctgatcctgtgtgtgtgtttgctctgtgtAGATGATGCAGAGGAGGGAATGGGTGACCATGACGACGGCGGTATCAAAGAGAACTTCAGGGAGCAGGACATTTATCTTCCTATTGCCAATGTGGCTCGCATCATGAAGAATGCTGTTCCTCAGACTGGAAaggtgagtgaaaaaaaaaggaaaggagcaGGAATACTCTAGCAGGAGTTTTATTAGGAATATTTTATATATGCTTGTTTTGCATTACATTCAATAAGATGGGAAATTGGTGCATCGAAGCAAGAAATTACATTTCTCAAAATAGCAGCAGGTTGTTTTACTCATTTTGTAAAGCAAGTACACTCCCGAGGTAAACGTTCTCCCCTCAAGACATGTGAGATATTTAATTAGTTTAAAATTCTTAAAATTCTTAAAATTATATCTGCTCTTGTCTCATACGTGAAAACCTAAACACTATCAACTAGGGCTGGGTACTttttaagaacctcacgattcgattcgatttcgattctttaggtcgcaattcgattcaatatcgatttcgattcaatattgacttaaatgcttcgatatcgattcagtaataagtagtaataaacaaataattcattagagtacctgttgataattttttaattaaaaaaaagtcatcttaaattctaaatctttcctctaggaagttctaggttgaattgaaatgtaaacaaaggtactcaatgtgtttaggtataaaatagtgcaaccatagttaagctgagaaagtgccattgtttctgggactgcatggtacatttttgtctgacgtaaacatagacatgaccgCCGTCCCTCTGCCCTCCGGCTAGACAAGAGGaggtaaacgttgacactgaccccccccCTCTCTCGGAGGAGAATGCAACCCGCaggcgcacggtgcagcggccagggtgagaccggctgcgctgggagtttactgtctccgaaagagcggtgcgtcaggCATCagcagctccgacggtgtttccgGCTACCAAACTACTTGtttatgatgtcacaaagtccTGATTGTACGTAGCCTACATGTCCCTCATACCCCATTTCCAGTGATCAGAAATCCCACTTAAACCCGCTAAGATCAGAGTTATGtgtgcaatgggaatgtgtaCATTCTGCTGTAGACATGGGCTTTTATCACCTCTGCGCGGCTCAGCTTTGATCTTATCTAAAGACCTAGGTGAACCCACTAAATTGCActtgtacatattttttttatactttatatttttatattttatgttgcAGTCTGGTGCAGTCTGTTCAAGGATGTGTAGACCCGCTAATTTGGGTGAAAAAGTGGTGTCACTCAAATTTATAGGTTTCCTGTAGATTTCAGTGGTTAGCCCACAGTTCTCTCCTGGGTTTCCTAGCCAAGCTTGGTTAAGTTAATATTGTCATCAAGTTGAACAAGCTAGCAGCAGGTTTGATTAGCCTGACTGGCTCACTTTTTTGAATTGCATTAAAATACTGTGAGTTTGTTggacatttcagtcattttctgtgACTAGCTGCAGTTCTCGCTTGGATTACCTGGCTACAGGCGCTAATCAGGGAAACAGGCTAGTAGCAGTTTGAGTAGCCTAATTAGCTGCTTAACTAACTGGTTGTaggtgtgtctgtttgttctgGCTAGCTGCAGTTCTCTCTGGGATCACCTGGCTACATATACAATTGAGACAAACAGGCTAGCAGCTGGTTGCATTAGCCTAGCTAGCGAGCTACTTGTTTCTCTGGTTGTATTGTGTTGTAAGTCGGATTCATGTCCTGCGGTTTAGTCACAGTGCTCACTCAGTTTTCATAGCTTGACTCCTTATTGTGTTTACAAAACTCATataatgctgctgtgtgccGCTTGTGGAGCTCGGCTTGAGGTTGAGTTGTTTTTGAAGGAGGCCCTGTCTGACCCATGTATTAACTGCAGCAAGAAAAGACAGAATGCATCAGATGGAGGGCCTTCTGTTTGGAGGTGACCTTCTACCCTCTGCTTCCCGCAAACAGCGTTAGAAACGCAGAGACAGGCCAAAGGAAAAGCAGAGCAGACCCCATGACTGCCTTGTGTTTGTCACAAGAGATAGCCAGACTCTTGGACAAAAAAAGTCTATCGCCTTAGTGGACGCACATACTCAATGGATTTTAGTCAACCTACTTTCTGATCCCAAATGATTTGTCAAATCCTACGGAGGTTGAACAGGCATCTGTGTTGCTTTCATCCCAACTGTTCTGCGCAGACCTCATCCTTCAGACCATCACCATCACGCAGGAGAATCATTTGCCTCAATTGATCTCAAAGATGCCTACGTTTCTATAGACGCAGACCACAGGAAGTTTGCCTTTCAAGGTCATTTCTAACAGTATGTTGTCCTTCCACACTGCCAGTCCCTAAGATGCACATACCTCAACGATTGGCTTATCTGCTGGCACACCCAACTGTGGAGAGCGTTGAATGCATAACTTACTGTTCGACTGTGTTCGTGTTTTGTTTGtcacctgcacacacagtcCTGTCAGTTGTTTCACACTATTCCGCTGATTGACAGGTGGAAGTTACAGACTAAGATAGCAGCAATGcaccaaaaaagaagaagactgcCTGCAAATAAAGATGGCTGTAAACAATGTTGGGttcaaaagacagaaaaaagaggaTGTTTTAtaagggaaggaaaaaaatatgttaaatgtagtttttagaGCTCAAGTATACACACAATGTGTTTAGTTGAAGAATGTCAGCTTTTTGTCTTATTCCTTTAGTTGTCCTGCAGTTTttggtgtaaacacaaacatatttattgCACGAGGCCGTTTAATTTGAGACACCGCTCTGTAATTTGTTTCTGTCCTCCACAGATAGCAAAAGACGCCAAGGAGTGTGTGCAAGAGTGTGTGAGCGAGTTCATCAGCTTCATCACATCAGAGGCAAGTGAGCGCTGCCAccaggagaagaggaagacCATCAACGGGGAGGACATCCTTTTCGCCATGTCCACGTTGGGCTTCGACATGTACGTGGAGCCGCTGAAGCTCTACCTGCAGAAGTTCCGAGAGGTGAGGCAAAATGACCGCGTAAAGTGACCACGCAGACACGGAATAGTATGACATCACTTTgttatattaaatgttttatcctCAGACTCTAATCTTTCGGTCATGTTTATATACCTCTCAGGTTATCTGTTTGCAGGTTTGTCTAGGTTTGATGAAGTGTTGCCAGATTGATTCCAGTCTAATAATCGCTCAGAAGTCAACCAGTTTGATCAATTCTGGGCCAAAATTCTAATTTTAATAAGCAAATACTGCTTTTAAATGACTACACTGCTGGTTTTTAGATTAGTATGCTGTATATTTTCAGTCAGTGTAGCTTGTAGTCTCACCACATTGTTACAAATTCCAGATGTCGCATTGCTCACATGTGTGATGTTCTCTGCTTGTCTGCTGTTTTTCCAGGCCATGAAGGGGGAGAAGGGGATTCCAGGGGTGGCTGTGGGAGAAAGCCTGGGAGAGGATCTCACAGAGGATAGCTTCAGTAAGTgctaatgtttgttttcattccgCCTCTTTTGACACATAGCTCATAATGATTGTATTGCGTTTTACATTTGAGGTTCAGTCTCATTAATATACAACAATTTCTCTCTTGAGCAGCAAATCCACTGCCAGCAGGGATTATCACAGCAGATGGTCAGCAGCAGAACGTCATGGTGTACACGACCTCATATCAACAGGTAAGATACACactgaggcagcagcaggccACTGGTTGAAATACACTGATCTGGATGGGATTATAAATACGTTACATATTAAACACACCATCTGCAACTAAACTCTGTGGCTGTGTTGCAGATTCCCACTGTACAGCAGATCCAGTTTTCATGACGAGGTCTTACCCTGAGCCTGAACACAGCGGCTCCATACAGGCCCACGCTCGCCggatgacctctgacctcgcCACAGGGTAAAGGTTGTCGGACggacagggaggagggggagaggcgTCTGCAGAAACCCTCATGTACAGAGAAATCACTACCTGTTCAGTAGAAAGTGTAGTTTCTAGTTGTGAGGTACCAAATGTTTTGGAGTGCATCCAGACCAGCTGGGAAATTGAGGCTTTATTTTAAAGGCTAGTCTTATTCATTATTTAGTGGTGGaattctttttgtgtgtgtgtgtttgtttaatgtgtttgcttttatgcattttcttcttttggGGCAGGGAGGGGGGCATGGGGGAAGTGTTGTATTGAATGCTTATTTCTGAACGCCTTCTCTGTTTGAGAAGCCACGTTGATACTGTCACATCAGatcatgcagctcttttgtAAGTTCACACGATTTACCATGTGCTTTAATGTTATGTAAATCCTTTGAATAAAAATTCAAAAGCGATGTTTGAAGTTCACCTTAATTTATCTTATCGCATCGAACAATCCAAGTGCGCATAACTTCATATTCAGTAAAGCTTAAGCCATATCTTTCCTCCTGTAGAGAGAGTTGATCGTTTATAGTTGTGTTGAAGGTAAGGCAGTAGATGTAGTGATGTTGGTGATGTTGCTAGGTTTTGGATATAGTGAGTCCCCAGGACCAACAGTTGGTCATTTGAGTGAGTCCCAGGGAAATATATTGGGTCCCcaataaaaatgtgattgtAGCGTTGTACACGTTGTTTAATGTTATATGGTTatatgtttgataaaaaaatctgaaataaaaataaatcatcaataaaaaaaaaatctgaaaattaaaaaggggaaaatctcaaatctgaaaacaaaaagcacatcTAAGGCCCCTTGAAAGTTTATGAACCAGTTGGTTGGAGATTGATTTTGTCAGTCAGTTAAGCAATTTGGGGGCCCAATTTTTAATCTGGCCCAGGGCCAGCACTGTGCTGAGTGTGCTGTCAGGAGCCGACCAGAGAGATGCTTGGAACTACTGAAGTATAAGCAGGAAGCACACTCAAACTTTCTTTAAACTGCAGGTCAGAGGCTGCAGGTAAAACATACTGACGTAGGCTGATAAAGAAGTTTAGTGTGACtctgaaaaaatacaaatatttaaatgttgcaGCTGCAAAGTCTCTGGGCTTGTTAGGTGGGGAGACAGGCAGGGTGGCAGCAACCCTCCTGTCTGCTCTACagacacttaaagggatatgCCGGTGTAAGTTTAAGCCATGGTCTAAGACACTGTGACACAGAGTAAGACCCTACCTCGGGAAATCAAGTTTTTCAACCGCTAGCTtttgtagttttagcaacctctgAAAAGACCGTGTAACAATAcgctgcagtctatgcctccaacaagaaaacatctgctagctttgccggatttctagtgaaaagagaacacaactcaccactctcctgcagcagcttgctcgttttggggaagccctgacaagtcgattaccgagtgcagtagagttctgcagctcaaggatgaaaatgtattattattactccatggaaatgcaatcgaAGTTCATGTGTGActtgcctaccagtttataacagttattattgagagctgacagggaaaagaacagaattgagcatttgtaactgcactcagtaatcgactcGCAGAGTGTTTTGCTGCAAAACTAAATCTTAATCTCTGCATGAAAATgcactgtgttactgtgtgtgttaataACCAACAAAGCCAACCAATTAGATGCTGAGTTGGGCGGGTCTTCCGAGAAGATCAGAAGGATACATAAGAACTTGTCAGTCTGCTCCAGTTCAAGGTAGCAGTGAAAATGTGGTATGCAGTTTCATTAATATGGGCATTCTCTCCACTTGTACATAGGTAtctttaaaacattgttttttcctcctctggtttCAAAAACATTCCCATCCACACCAACGGTATTTAACGAATATTTAGTGATTTCAAGCGCACGCCAAACCAACAGATGGCGATATAACGTCCACCGTAAGGCCTTATTGGCCAGTCAGAAGCCTGCCAAACAAACTGTTGACacataaaaaactgaaaatggctgctgtgcAAGAGAGAAGTCTTTGCCCCAGACTTAGCACCGTAAAGCTCAACTTAAGtatgctgctgatcacatggacagaGGAACAAAGCTTCTGAGGGAGACTTTGCGGtcacaagaaacaaaaaataagacTGCAACTGTATGGTCAAGGTCCAGTCTGTGTGTCGCTTTTACGGTGCAACGGccacattttttattaaatttatttgtatttgtgtagcacttttaaaaacagagtttaaaaagtgctttgacaaaacaaagcaagaatacaattacaaatacaaaggatgacaaaaaataaattgcatGAAATAGTTGAAGTAGTtggaggtaatgatacaaatcAATAAATTGggtgaaataaaagaaatggaatgaataaaataatttaaataagcAGAACAGATAGATTGTGTATCGGACACAGTGTGTTTCCGTGAGTTTAGCTCTTTTAAAACGAAATAGTCAACAGACCTCACTTACTATAAAATGATTCAAAGAAATTGCgaaatgcacaaaaaacataGTAACAGGAAAATCAGTGAAATACTATGAACGATTTATAAACACCTCtcaaaacattaacattgcATAAAAAAATCTGAGTGAGTTTTTTGCATGATATTAAGGAAAGATCTCAGACAAATAGAAAACAGACACACCTGAGGCGGCAGCAGTGCAGCGTGCCATCATGAAAGCCAGAGTTCAACCCTCCATCCTGGATGAGGAGGGCAGGCAGGTCACTGAGGGGCCGGATTCACCACCCTTTCATTCCTCCACTCACTTTTTCGGCCGGCTCATGTACACCTATGGCTGTGTAGTCATGTGCCTGAAACCACAGTCACGTCCAATGTTCAACCCAAAACATACAAGAGAGGTAAGACGATCCAGACTATAAGAGGGTGGTGGTGATTCACTTGAATCTTTTAAATTGCCAGCCTTCTCAACGGTGTCACTTACTGAGATTACACTTGGTGTCCGGCCAAAGAAGCAAGCGAATGAATCATTGCCAGACGGACACAATTTACAAGCATTTAGCCGCTGACTCTATATGTCCTTGTATGTCCTCTCCGCACACCGTCTGCCAACCCAAACACCATCACCTACACAAACcaggatgagacagagagatacAAGAGGATAAAGGGCCATATATCATACAGAGATCTCATTAGTTCAGTGTGACTTCACCTTGACTGGATACTCTACATGGAAATTCCCACCTGATGTTGTTCACCCAGTTTCTGCAAATGCCAGCTGGAGATAAGTTAAGGGTTCATAGATCAGGTCATCGCTTTTTTGGGAGTTTGTGAAACACTGTTCCCTTGTGGTAAAACATATCATCACATTCATTACGGGCAAATTGTGAAAATCCTGGTTTAAACTGGCACAGACTTCAGCCATCTACATAGGGAGTTTCTTCTATTTGCTACTTCAG contains the following coding sequences:
- the nfyba gene encoding nuclear transcription factor Y, beta a, producing the protein MDGDSSTTDASQLGITGEYMASGHYVLQSQDDDAEEGMGDHDDGGIKENFREQDIYLPIANVARIMKNAVPQTGKIAKDAKECVQECVSEFISFITSEASERCHQEKRKTINGEDILFAMSTLGFDMYVEPLKLYLQKFREAMKGEKGIPGVAVGESLGEDLTEDSFTNPLPAGIITADGQQQNVMVYTTSYQQIPTVQQIQFS